The following coding sequences are from one Devosia yakushimensis window:
- a CDS encoding aminoglycoside phosphotransferase family protein, with product MRGEDEEVLTGGGRTAVSRRGNVVHRQTGPWAETVHALLRHLEDVGFTNAPRVVGSGFDAEGRETLTFLPGASLHPGPWPEEAMFNLGKLLADLHRATASFRPPPNAIWRDWFGRTLGDGPRIIGHCDLGDWNIIAQNGQPTGLIDWEQAGPVDPLVELAQLCWLNAHLFDDDLETRLGLPPLTTRARKLRLIVDGYELPARDRTRLVSTMIELAIHDAANEAVEAKLTPGSTEPVEALWAMAWRAKSAAWMLLNRAVLEAALV from the coding sequence TTGAGGGGCGAGGACGAAGAAGTCCTCACCGGCGGCGGTCGCACCGCCGTCAGCCGCCGCGGCAATGTCGTCCACCGCCAGACCGGACCATGGGCCGAAACCGTGCACGCCCTGCTGCGTCATCTGGAAGATGTCGGTTTCACCAACGCCCCGCGTGTCGTCGGCAGCGGCTTTGACGCAGAGGGCCGGGAAACCCTCACCTTCCTGCCCGGCGCATCGCTCCATCCCGGCCCCTGGCCCGAAGAGGCTATGTTCAACCTCGGTAAGCTGCTGGCCGACCTGCACCGCGCTACGGCCAGCTTCAGGCCGCCGCCCAACGCCATATGGCGCGACTGGTTCGGCCGCACGCTGGGCGATGGTCCCCGCATTATCGGCCATTGCGACCTAGGCGACTGGAACATCATCGCCCAAAATGGCCAGCCCACCGGCCTGATCGATTGGGAACAAGCCGGCCCCGTCGATCCCCTGGTCGAACTCGCCCAGCTCTGCTGGCTCAACGCCCACCTCTTCGACGATGATCTCGAAACCCGCCTCGGCCTGCCACCCCTCACCACCCGCGCCCGCAAGCTACGGCTCATTGTCGATGGCTACGAACTCCCCGCGCGCGATCGCACCCGCCTGGTGTCCACAATGATCGAACTGGCCATCCACGACGCCGCCAATGAAGCGGTGGAGGCAAAGCTCACGCCGGGCAGCACGGAGCCGGTCGAAGCGCTCTGGGCCATGGCCTGGCGGGCAAAGAGTGCCGCATGGATGTTGCTGAATAGGGCGGTGCTGGAAGCGGCGTTGGTTTGA
- the tsaE gene encoding tRNA (adenosine(37)-N6)-threonylcarbamoyltransferase complex ATPase subunit type 1 TsaE, translating to MQKFLPDDDATAAFGAELATTLAPGDLVILNGDLGAGKTALARAIIRTLAADPALDVPSPTFALVQPYETPRGPVLHADLYRLGDPREVDELGLADNLNAIVLVEWAERAPEIVAAATLVVELAIPPGGVGRQVTASRR from the coding sequence ATGCAGAAATTCCTCCCTGACGATGACGCCACCGCCGCCTTCGGCGCCGAGCTTGCCACAACGCTCGCCCCCGGCGATCTGGTCATCCTCAATGGCGATCTGGGCGCGGGGAAAACCGCTTTGGCCCGGGCCATTATCCGCACGCTGGCTGCCGATCCCGCGCTCGACGTGCCCTCGCCCACCTTCGCGCTGGTCCAGCCCTATGAGACGCCCAGGGGCCCCGTGCTGCATGCCGATCTCTACCGGCTGGGCGATCCGCGCGAAGTGGATGAGCTTGGCTTGGCTGACAATCTCAATGCCATCGTGCTGGTCGAATGGGCCGAACGCGCGCCCGAAATCGTCGCGGCAGCAACGCTTGTCGTGGAGCTGGCCATCCCGCCGGGTGGCGTCGGGCGGCAGGTGACGGCGAGCCGCCGATAG
- the polA gene encoding DNA polymerase I: MHLLLVDGSGYIFRAFHALPQLNRKSDGLPVGCVQGFCNMLYKLTEDLKGEDEPTHMAVIFDAKGKTFRDDFFPDYKAQRPPAPAELIPQFPLTRAATRAYGIPSIEMEGWEADDIIATYATLARKAGGKATIVSSDKDLMQMVEPDGSIRMLDTIPRPGQPPLRWIGVDEVFTKFGVTPDKVIDVQALCGDSVDNVPGVPGIGVKTAAELINQYGDLENLLAHVDEIKQNARREKLRDNADLARISKRLVTLAQDVPVELDIGALARQPVEPSALFPFLKAMEFATITKRLAGLLDANPDDFAADPELAAKPVAAVGFDNTARAEARAARQEATGRADNATVLHAADMHARVKAIPFNPDAYEIIRDAAGLQRWLDLIESVGYVATDTESTGLDNQTADLVGISFSVAPGNGAYLPLGHTEGNDDMFGGGLVEGQMDIREALDMVRPMFASRAILKIFHNAKYDLGLLARYDVPVNAIDDTLLLSYSLDGPQFNTMAELSEHWLGFSGIPIKDLLGSGKTQKTFAQVPLADAARYAAEDSDITIRLWQVLKPRLAAENMTALYETIERPLAPVLARMEGRGVSIDRQILSRLSGDFAQRAAAFEAEAYELAGQSFNLGSPKQLGEILFDKMGLEGGTKTKTGAWATGAGVLEELALKGVPLARTIVDWRQLTKLMGTYTDALPNYINQRTGRVHTTYSQHSVLTGRLSSNDPNLQNIPVRTEDGRKIRSAFVAAPGKILVSADYSQIELRVLAHIADIQALKDAFEEGLDIHAMTASEMFGVPVKGMPSDVRRRAKAINFGIIYGISAFGLANQLGIPRGEAGDYIKTYFERFPGIADYMAEQKRRVKAEGHVSTIFGRKINFPNANSHNPSERSFVERASINAPIQGSAADIIRRAMIRMEPALQQAGIAADMLLQVHDELIFEVPLGTEETAMPVIKKVMEGAAEPAVRLSVPIQVDAHAAHNWDEAH; this comes from the coding sequence ATGCATCTGCTGCTCGTCGACGGCTCGGGTTACATCTTCCGCGCCTTCCACGCCCTGCCCCAGCTCAACCGCAAGTCGGATGGGCTGCCTGTGGGGTGCGTCCAGGGTTTCTGCAACATGCTCTATAAGCTCACCGAGGATTTGAAGGGCGAGGACGAGCCCACCCATATGGCGGTGATCTTCGACGCCAAGGGCAAGACCTTCCGTGACGATTTCTTCCCCGATTACAAGGCGCAGCGCCCACCCGCGCCGGCCGAACTCATTCCGCAATTTCCGCTGACCCGCGCGGCCACAAGGGCCTACGGCATTCCTTCCATCGAAATGGAAGGCTGGGAGGCCGACGACATTATCGCCACCTATGCCACGCTGGCCCGCAAGGCCGGCGGCAAGGCGACGATCGTCTCCTCCGACAAGGACCTGATGCAGATGGTTGAGCCAGATGGCTCGATCCGCATGCTCGATACCATTCCCCGCCCCGGCCAGCCGCCGCTGCGCTGGATCGGGGTCGATGAAGTGTTCACCAAATTCGGCGTCACTCCCGACAAGGTGATCGACGTGCAGGCGCTGTGTGGCGACAGCGTCGACAATGTGCCTGGTGTGCCGGGCATTGGCGTCAAGACGGCGGCCGAGCTCATCAATCAATATGGGGACCTCGAAAACCTGCTCGCCCATGTCGACGAGATCAAGCAGAACGCCCGCCGCGAAAAGCTGCGCGACAATGCCGATCTCGCCCGCATTTCCAAACGCCTCGTGACCCTGGCGCAGGATGTGCCGGTGGAGCTCGATATCGGCGCACTGGCGCGCCAGCCGGTTGAGCCCTCTGCGCTCTTCCCCTTCCTCAAGGCGATGGAATTTGCCACCATCACCAAGCGGCTGGCCGGGCTGCTCGATGCCAATCCCGACGATTTTGCCGCCGATCCGGAACTGGCGGCCAAGCCGGTCGCGGCGGTCGGTTTCGACAATACGGCCCGTGCCGAGGCGCGCGCGGCCCGGCAGGAAGCGACCGGCCGCGCCGACAATGCCACCGTGCTCCATGCCGCCGACATGCATGCCAGGGTCAAGGCCATTCCCTTCAACCCCGATGCCTATGAGATCATCCGCGACGCGGCCGGGTTGCAGCGCTGGCTCGACCTGATCGAAAGCGTCGGCTATGTGGCCACCGACACCGAATCCACCGGCCTCGACAACCAGACCGCGGACCTGGTCGGCATTTCCTTTTCGGTCGCCCCGGGCAATGGCGCTTATCTGCCGCTCGGCCACACCGAGGGCAATGACGACATGTTCGGCGGCGGGCTCGTCGAAGGGCAGATGGATATCCGTGAGGCGCTGGATATGGTGCGCCCCATGTTTGCCAGCCGGGCGATCCTCAAGATCTTCCACAATGCCAAATACGATCTGGGCCTGCTCGCGCGCTATGATGTGCCGGTCAATGCCATCGATGACACGCTGCTTTTGAGCTACTCGCTCGATGGCCCGCAATTCAACACCATGGCCGAACTGTCCGAGCATTGGCTGGGCTTTTCCGGCATTCCCATCAAGGACCTGCTGGGAAGCGGGAAGACGCAGAAGACCTTTGCCCAGGTGCCGCTGGCCGACGCCGCGCGCTATGCCGCCGAGGATAGCGACATCACCATCCGCCTCTGGCAGGTGCTGAAACCGCGCCTCGCCGCCGAAAACATGACCGCGCTTTACGAAACCATCGAGCGTCCGCTGGCCCCGGTTCTCGCCCGCATGGAAGGGCGCGGCGTTTCCATCGACCGCCAGATCCTCTCCCGCCTTTCGGGCGACTTCGCCCAGCGCGCCGCTGCCTTCGAGGCGGAGGCCTATGAGCTGGCCGGGCAGAGTTTTAACCTCGGCTCACCCAAGCAGCTGGGCGAAATCCTCTTCGACAAGATGGGGCTGGAAGGCGGCACCAAGACCAAGACCGGCGCCTGGGCGACCGGGGCCGGCGTGCTCGAAGAGCTTGCTCTCAAGGGCGTGCCGCTCGCCCGTACCATTGTCGATTGGCGCCAGCTCACCAAGCTCATGGGCACCTATACCGATGCCCTGCCCAATTACATCAACCAGCGCACCGGCAGGGTGCACACCACCTATTCCCAGCATTCGGTGCTGACCGGGCGGCTCAGCTCAAACGATCCGAACCTGCAGAACATTCCCGTCCGCACCGAGGATGGCCGCAAGATCCGCAGCGCCTTCGTCGCCGCGCCGGGCAAGATCCTGGTCAGCGCCGACTATTCCCAGATCGAATTGCGCGTGCTGGCCCATATCGCCGATATCCAGGCGCTCAAGGACGCGTTCGAGGAAGGGCTTGATATTCACGCCATGACGGCGAGCGAAATGTTCGGGGTTCCCGTAAAGGGCATGCCGTCCGATGTCCGCCGCCGCGCCAAGGCGATTAATTTCGGCATTATCTACGGCATTTCCGCCTTTGGCCTCGCCAACCAGCTGGGCATTCCGCGCGGCGAGGCGGGCGACTACATCAAGACCTATTTCGAGCGCTTCCCCGGCATTGCCGATTACATGGCCGAGCAGAAGCGGCGCGTCAAAGCCGAGGGCCATGTCAGCACGATCTTCGGCCGCAAGATCAATTTCCCCAATGCCAATTCGCACAATCCGAGCGAACGCAGCTTTGTCGAACGCGCCTCGATCAACGCCCCCATCCAGGGTTCCGCCGCCGACATCATCCGCCGCGCCATGATCCGCATGGAACCGGCCCTCCAGCAAGCCGGCATCGCAGCCGACATGCTGCTGCAGGTCCATGACGAGTTGATCTTCGAAGTCCCCCTGGGCACCGAAGAAACCGCCATGCCGGTGATCAAGAAGGTGATGGAGGGCGCGGCGGAACCGGCAGTGCGATTGTCGGTCCCGATTCAGGTGGATGCGCACGCGGCACATAATTGGGATGAGGCGCATTGA
- a CDS encoding AAA family ATPase produces MDPGLRRDDIVVSGRYRAPMTQPLFIITGAMAAGKSTVAQALAQRLPKSVHLRGDVFRKMIVNGAAEMGPVLDAEARGQLDLRQLLATDAARAYHGAGFAVVYQDILIGTDLVAAAERLADLDPQVIVLAPSVDALAQRDRARSKTGYGDNFPPDVLAGALERDTPRIGRWIDSSAMSVEQVVDAILAG; encoded by the coding sequence ATGGATCCCGGCCTGCGCCGGGATGACATCGTGGTTAGCGGACGCTACCGTGCTCCCATGACCCAGCCCCTCTTCATCATCACCGGCGCCATGGCTGCCGGGAAATCCACTGTCGCCCAGGCCCTCGCCCAGCGCTTGCCCAAATCCGTGCACCTGCGCGGCGATGTCTTTCGCAAGATGATCGTCAATGGCGCGGCCGAGATGGGGCCGGTGCTGGATGCGGAGGCGCGGGGGCAGTTGGATTTGCGGCAGCTTCTGGCGACTGACGCGGCGCGAGCCTATCATGGGGCGGGGTTTGCCGTGGTCTATCAGGATATCCTGATCGGGACCGATCTGGTGGCGGCGGCGGAGCGGTTGGCTGATCTTGATCCGCAAGTCATCGTGCTGGCGCCCTCGGTGGACGCGCTGGCGCAGCGGGATCGGGCACGCAGCAAGACGGGCTATGGCGACAATTTTCCGCCCGATGTGCTGGCGGGGGCGCTGGAGCGCGACACGCCGCGCATCGGCCGCTGGATCGATAGTTCCGCCATGAGCGTCGAGCAGGTGGTGGACGCCATTCTGGCCGGCTGA